One segment of Acidobacteriota bacterium DNA contains the following:
- a CDS encoding DNA topoisomerase IV subunit A, giving the protein MFDLPDSSDAAPPPPAADGGIAVALHEAAQARYLNYALSVITSRALPDVRDGLKPVQRRILYTMWQQHLTADAKHRKCAKVVGDVMGGYHPHGDMALYETLVRMAQPFSLRYPLVDGSGNFGSLDGDAAAAMRYTECRLARIADELLNEIDRDTVTFRPNYDGTKTEPVVLPARLPNLLVNGATGIAVGMATNIPPHHLGEVCVALLKLLADPDLTSAQLSRWVKGPDFPTGGEILNTHDELRDIYRTGSGAIRLRATWQAGPTTRAAKTIVVTSVPYTVNKSALVERLAEVVVSRRLPPLVDVRDVSTDDVRIELEVKRDADEKLVMAYLFKHTPLQINFNVNLTCLIPTENPEVGRPERLDLKAMLWHFLHFRLEVVTRRLEHERLALERRIHLLEGFAKVFDALDEILKIVRRSEGKSDAATRIIERFGLDAEQADAILELKVYRLARLEILLIRRELDERRARAKEIGRLLADEGGRWGLVRQEIEDVQRAYAGRADTRRTTFASGEPEVEYSADAFIVDEDNVVIVSQDGWVKRQKEVRDVSATRLREGDAVLAALSGSTRAAVVFFTNFGVAYTCRLVDVPASTGYGEPIQRLFKFRDGERVVAAFSLDARHVGEVTPPAPDTPAPCHALAVTSDGYSLRFGLEGFAEPSTRAGRRYARPAEGREVVGVALVSGSETIIAVTAQARAMLCPVDQVNYLSGPGKGVILIKIDPARDRVLGFVASRGDRDLLVVETSRGAQQTVSTAKYEVTSRGGRGRELLQRAQFTRVVRPAVDAPPALNGQ; this is encoded by the coding sequence CTGTTCGACCTGCCCGACTCGTCCGACGCGGCGCCCCCGCCGCCGGCGGCGGACGGGGGCATCGCCGTGGCGCTCCACGAAGCGGCCCAGGCGCGGTACCTGAACTACGCCCTCTCGGTCATCACGTCCCGCGCCCTGCCCGATGTGCGCGACGGGCTCAAGCCCGTACAGCGGCGCATCCTGTACACGATGTGGCAGCAGCACCTCACGGCCGACGCCAAACACCGGAAGTGCGCGAAGGTCGTGGGCGACGTGATGGGCGGCTACCATCCGCACGGCGACATGGCGCTCTACGAGACGCTGGTGCGCATGGCCCAGCCGTTCTCGCTCCGGTACCCGCTCGTCGACGGGTCGGGCAACTTCGGGTCGCTCGACGGCGACGCCGCGGCGGCCATGCGGTACACGGAATGCCGGCTCGCCCGGATCGCCGACGAGCTGCTCAACGAAATCGATCGCGACACGGTGACGTTCCGGCCGAACTACGACGGCACGAAGACCGAGCCGGTCGTGCTGCCGGCGCGCCTTCCCAACCTGCTCGTCAACGGGGCGACCGGGATCGCCGTCGGCATGGCCACGAACATCCCGCCCCATCATCTCGGCGAGGTGTGCGTCGCCCTGCTGAAGCTGCTCGCCGACCCCGACCTCACGAGCGCGCAGCTCAGTCGCTGGGTGAAGGGGCCCGACTTCCCCACCGGGGGCGAGATCCTCAACACGCACGACGAGCTTCGTGACATCTACCGGACCGGCAGCGGGGCCATCCGCCTGCGGGCGACCTGGCAGGCCGGACCCACCACGCGGGCGGCGAAGACCATCGTGGTGACGAGCGTGCCCTACACGGTCAACAAGTCAGCCCTCGTCGAGCGCCTCGCCGAGGTCGTCGTCTCGCGGAGGCTGCCGCCCCTCGTCGACGTGCGCGACGTCTCGACCGACGACGTGCGCATCGAGCTCGAAGTGAAACGGGACGCCGACGAGAAGCTGGTCATGGCGTACCTGTTCAAGCACACGCCGCTGCAGATCAACTTCAACGTCAACCTCACCTGCCTGATTCCGACGGAGAACCCTGAGGTGGGCCGGCCCGAGCGCCTCGATCTCAAGGCGATGCTCTGGCACTTCCTGCACTTCCGCCTCGAGGTCGTCACGAGACGCCTCGAACACGAACGTCTGGCGCTCGAGCGGCGCATCCACCTGCTCGAGGGCTTCGCCAAGGTCTTCGACGCGCTCGACGAGATCCTGAAGATCGTTCGCCGGTCGGAGGGGAAGTCGGATGCTGCGACCCGCATCATCGAGCGCTTCGGGCTCGACGCCGAGCAGGCCGACGCGATCCTCGAGCTCAAGGTCTACCGGCTCGCCCGCCTCGAGATTCTCCTGATCCGCCGGGAGCTCGACGAGCGGCGTGCCCGCGCGAAAGAGATCGGTCGGCTGCTCGCCGATGAAGGGGGCCGGTGGGGCCTCGTGCGCCAGGAAATCGAGGACGTCCAGCGGGCGTACGCCGGTCGCGCCGACACCCGCCGCACGACGTTCGCCTCGGGCGAGCCCGAGGTCGAGTACTCGGCCGACGCGTTCATCGTCGACGAAGACAACGTGGTGATCGTCTCGCAGGACGGCTGGGTCAAGCGGCAGAAGGAGGTGCGCGACGTCTCCGCGACGCGGTTGCGCGAGGGGGACGCCGTGCTCGCCGCCCTGAGCGGCAGTACCCGCGCGGCCGTCGTCTTCTTCACGAACTTCGGCGTGGCGTACACGTGCCGCCTGGTCGACGTCCCGGCGTCGACCGGCTACGGGGAACCGATTCAGCGCCTGTTCAAGTTCCGCGACGGCGAGCGCGTCGTCGCCGCCTTCAGCCTCGACGCACGGCACGTCGGCGAGGTGACCCCGCCCGCGCCGGACACCCCTGCCCCGTGCCACGCGCTCGCCGTCACGAGCGACGGCTACTCGCTCCGATTCGGGCTGGAGGGGTTCGCCGAACCGAGCACCCGTGCCGGGCGGCGCTACGCCCGGCCCGCCGAGGGGCGGGAGGTGGTCGGCGTCGCTCTCGTGTCGGGCAGCGAGACGATCATCGCGGTCACCGCTCAGGCGCGCGCCATGCTGTGCCCGGTCGACCAGGTCAATTACCTGTCGGGCCCGGGCAAGGGTGTCATCCTCATCAAGATCGACCCGGCACGCGACCGCGTGCTGGGGTTCGTCGCCTCGCGAGGCGACCGCGACCTCCTCGTCGTCGAGACGAGCCGCGGGGCCCAGCAGACGGTCAGCACGGCCAAGTACGAGGTGACGTCCCGCGGCGGGCGCGGGCGCGAACTGTTGCAGCGGGCACAGTTCACGCGCGTCGTCCGGCCCGCGGTGGACGCGCCGCCGGCTCTGAACGGTCAGTGA
- a CDS encoding DUF349 domain-containing protein — translation MGFFDRFKPQPRWKHPDSIVRAAAVEALADDQQEVLEGVATTDADAEVRRAAVLRLASATVLARIARDDVDERVRADAAEVLLELAQDTTDPGEAEHAIAALVGQRELAIVARTAELEQAALTALSRLDDPKVVAVVARQAGHAAVRLAALDRLATVDEWLSVATKSDHKDVALAALDRLDDPPALQAVAVRARSKVVGRRARARLRALEERQRAPERAAAAARRRALVCESVEALVTAADMNQMTERLVLAEAEWLDLAEEASGDEQARFDSAVARVRERLAMDDATRAEQERLGLALAAEMSQAAASRVDLCERIEALEGPAAAAGLDEARTIWVALMPWPEAARDSAQARQLEERFERACAECERRLARLREREAREVSLRSWLKQAQEAADLPDLAAARQAWQAARVGWQKAGPGADPADAPLVDEFRRLEARIGAREAEAREARARDARHNLARLEDLVTHVERLAAVETLSMKEAERAVRDVKAALDHPGHLPGREDHDRVVGRLREVSGPLFARVQELRESEEWRRWANAGLQEELCVQAEKLATMEDLAEVARELRDLQHRWKKVGAAPRDRAELLWARFKAACDAAWARCEPMMAEARAAEEANLARKEQVCLQAEALADSTDWIRTSEQLKELQTEWQQIGPVPRDQGQVLWQRFRAACDRFFTRRKQDLSERKHEWAANLARKEAICAKAEELAQSSDWTTAASELKRLQADWKTIGPVRRNKSEAIWQRFRAACDTFFERYKHRDQIELADHLRAREAMCAELEALVPGAEGEADAPWPENIVDTVVGVWQQWQQAPRLPRPVLETVEGRFEQALAAVLASSPDRFRGTRLDVAASRRRMEQLCVQVESYVAGRVTTSDLAAAPATTLAAMLKDALAANTIGGRVDEEAKWRAAVAAVREAQSAWRRLGPVPGADGRALAQRFERACRRFFDLRAPGTAPASQGREKPTHA, via the coding sequence ATGGGATTCTTCGATCGGTTCAAGCCACAACCCAGGTGGAAACACCCCGACAGCATCGTGCGGGCGGCCGCCGTCGAGGCGTTGGCCGACGACCAGCAGGAAGTGCTCGAGGGCGTGGCGACGACCGATGCGGACGCCGAGGTTCGGCGGGCCGCCGTGCTCAGGCTGGCGAGCGCGACCGTCCTGGCGCGGATCGCACGCGACGACGTCGACGAGCGAGTGCGTGCCGATGCCGCTGAAGTGCTCCTCGAACTGGCGCAGGATACGACCGACCCGGGCGAAGCCGAGCACGCCATCGCGGCGCTCGTCGGTCAGCGCGAGCTGGCCATCGTGGCGCGGACCGCCGAACTCGAACAGGCGGCGCTCACGGCCCTCTCGCGGCTCGACGACCCGAAGGTCGTCGCGGTGGTGGCACGTCAGGCCGGACACGCGGCCGTGCGCCTGGCCGCGCTCGACCGGTTGGCCACCGTCGATGAGTGGCTCTCGGTGGCGACCAAGAGCGACCACAAGGACGTGGCGCTCGCGGCGCTCGACCGCCTGGACGACCCGCCGGCGCTCCAGGCCGTGGCGGTCCGCGCCCGCAGCAAGGTCGTGGGGCGCCGCGCCCGCGCGCGGTTGCGTGCCTTGGAAGAGCGGCAGCGGGCCCCCGAGCGGGCGGCGGCCGCGGCCCGGCGCCGGGCCCTCGTGTGCGAGAGCGTCGAGGCGCTCGTGACCGCGGCGGACATGAACCAGATGACCGAACGGCTCGTGCTGGCCGAGGCCGAGTGGCTGGACCTCGCGGAAGAGGCGTCCGGCGACGAGCAGGCGCGGTTCGATTCGGCCGTCGCGCGCGTGCGTGAGCGGCTCGCGATGGACGACGCCACGCGGGCGGAGCAGGAGAGGCTGGGCCTCGCGCTGGCCGCCGAGATGAGCCAGGCCGCCGCGAGCCGTGTCGACCTCTGCGAGCGGATCGAGGCGCTCGAGGGGCCGGCGGCGGCCGCGGGCCTCGACGAGGCGCGGACGATCTGGGTCGCGCTCATGCCCTGGCCGGAAGCGGCACGAGACAGCGCCCAGGCGCGGCAGCTCGAAGAGCGGTTCGAGCGCGCCTGTGCCGAATGCGAACGGCGGCTCGCCCGCCTCCGCGAGCGGGAAGCGCGGGAGGTCTCGCTGCGGTCGTGGTTGAAGCAGGCCCAGGAGGCCGCCGACCTGCCCGACCTCGCCGCCGCCCGCCAGGCGTGGCAGGCGGCTCGCGTCGGCTGGCAGAAGGCCGGGCCGGGCGCCGACCCGGCCGACGCGCCGCTCGTCGACGAGTTCCGCCGACTCGAAGCCCGGATCGGGGCTCGAGAAGCAGAGGCCCGCGAAGCGCGTGCCCGCGACGCGCGTCACAACCTGGCGCGGCTCGAGGATCTCGTGACGCACGTCGAACGTCTCGCGGCGGTCGAGACCCTGTCGATGAAGGAAGCCGAACGCGCGGTGCGCGACGTGAAGGCGGCCCTCGACCACCCGGGCCACCTGCCAGGGCGCGAGGACCACGATCGGGTGGTCGGCCGCCTGCGGGAGGTCTCGGGCCCCCTGTTCGCACGGGTGCAGGAGCTGCGCGAGTCGGAGGAGTGGCGGCGGTGGGCCAACGCCGGCCTCCAGGAAGAGCTGTGCGTCCAGGCCGAGAAGCTGGCCACGATGGAGGACCTCGCCGAAGTCGCCCGCGAGCTGCGCGATCTCCAGCATCGCTGGAAGAAGGTGGGGGCCGCACCACGCGATCGCGCCGAGCTCCTGTGGGCGCGGTTCAAGGCCGCGTGCGATGCCGCATGGGCACGCTGCGAGCCGATGATGGCCGAAGCGCGGGCGGCCGAGGAGGCCAATCTCGCCCGCAAAGAGCAGGTGTGTCTGCAGGCCGAGGCCCTGGCCGACTCGACCGACTGGATTCGAACGAGCGAGCAGCTCAAGGAACTCCAGACCGAGTGGCAGCAGATCGGCCCGGTGCCCCGCGATCAGGGGCAGGTCCTCTGGCAGCGGTTCCGCGCCGCGTGCGACCGCTTCTTCACCCGTCGCAAGCAGGATCTCTCGGAGCGCAAGCACGAGTGGGCCGCCAACCTCGCCCGGAAGGAGGCCATTTGCGCCAAGGCCGAGGAGCTGGCCCAGTCGTCCGATTGGACCACCGCTGCCTCTGAGCTGAAGAGGCTCCAGGCGGACTGGAAGACCATCGGCCCGGTGCGCCGGAACAAGTCGGAGGCGATCTGGCAGAGGTTCCGGGCTGCGTGCGACACGTTCTTCGAGCGCTACAAGCACCGCGATCAGATCGAGCTCGCCGATCACCTGCGGGCGCGGGAGGCCATGTGCGCCGAACTCGAAGCGCTGGTCCCCGGCGCCGAGGGCGAAGCCGACGCGCCGTGGCCGGAGAACATCGTCGACACCGTCGTTGGCGTGTGGCAGCAGTGGCAGCAGGCCCCGCGTCTGCCACGCCCGGTGCTCGAGACCGTCGAGGGCCGGTTCGAACAGGCGCTGGCAGCGGTCCTCGCGTCGTCGCCGGATCGCTTCCGCGGCACGCGTCTCGACGTGGCCGCGAGCCGGCGGCGGATGGAGCAGTTGTGCGTGCAGGTCGAGTCGTACGTGGCCGGCCGCGTGACGACCTCCGACCTGGCGGCGGCACCGGCGACCACGCTGGCCGCGATGCTCAAGGACGCACTCGCGGCCAATACGATCGGCGGACGGGTCGACGAAGAGGCCAAATGGCGCGCGGCCGTGGCGGCCGTGCGTGAGGCCCAGTCGGCGTGGCGCCGGCTCGGGCCCGTGCCCGGGGCGGACGGCCGCGCGCTCGCGCAGCGCTTCGAGCGGGCCTGTCGTCGCTTCTTCGACCTGCGGGCGCCAGGGACGGCGCCCGCATCGCAAGGGCGGGAGAAGCCGACCCACGCCTGA
- the speA gene encoding biosynthetic arginine decarboxylase: protein MSIVNGRSRHPIPGADTWSVVDASELYEVARWGKGYFSVGDDGHLRVHPAKEAERFIDLKELVDRLQLRGIGLPILVRFSDILRHRLGDIHDAFRNAIAQHQYLGRYVCVYPIKVNQQRQVVEEILDFGRPYQFGLEAGSKPELLAVAAVASNDTPIICNGFKDAEFIEMAMLAQKIGRRVMPVVEKYTELDLILRYAEKVGVRPTIGMRVKLAARGGGRWQSSGGYRSKFGLTVAEILQGLEELKRRGMEDCLKLLHFHLGSQIPNIRIVKGALNEAARIYVELARLGAGLEYLDVGGGLGVDYDGSQTNFESSMNYTLEEYANDVVYHIQTVCDEAGVPHPTIVSESGRAVVAYHSVLVFNVLGVSAFQESRVPDTASDDLEQPLVDLIETYNHLSVRNALESYHDAQQALDMALNLFNAGYLPLDQRCQAENLYWAICVKLQRLVQHMDEVPEDLQGLDEALSDTYFCNFSLFQSIPDSWAIKQLFPVVPIHRLDQRPTSFAVLGDITCDSDGKIDQFIDRRDVKRTLPLHPFDGEPYYLGVFLIGAYQEILGDLHNLFGDTHAVHVRLDEQGGVVLDAVVKGDTVREVLDYVEFDAEMLVGKLRTDVETAVRDGRLGYEESGRMLRFYEEGLQGYTYLEDSHEK from the coding sequence ATGAGCATCGTCAACGGACGCAGTCGTCACCCCATTCCCGGCGCCGACACGTGGTCGGTCGTCGACGCCAGTGAACTCTACGAAGTGGCGCGCTGGGGCAAGGGCTACTTCTCAGTAGGCGACGACGGACACCTGCGCGTGCATCCGGCCAAAGAAGCCGAGCGGTTCATCGATCTGAAGGAGCTCGTCGACCGGCTGCAGCTGCGCGGGATCGGTCTGCCCATCCTGGTCAGGTTCAGCGACATCCTCCGCCACCGGCTCGGCGACATCCACGACGCGTTTCGCAACGCCATCGCACAGCACCAGTACTTGGGACGGTACGTCTGCGTCTACCCGATCAAGGTCAACCAGCAGCGCCAGGTGGTCGAGGAGATCCTCGACTTCGGCCGGCCGTACCAGTTCGGCCTCGAGGCCGGGTCGAAGCCGGAGCTGCTCGCCGTCGCCGCCGTGGCCTCGAACGACACGCCGATCATCTGCAACGGATTCAAGGATGCCGAGTTCATCGAGATGGCGATGCTCGCGCAGAAGATCGGCCGGCGTGTGATGCCGGTCGTGGAGAAGTACACGGAACTCGATCTGATCCTCAGGTACGCGGAGAAGGTCGGCGTCCGCCCGACCATCGGCATGCGGGTGAAGCTCGCCGCCCGCGGCGGTGGCCGCTGGCAGTCGTCGGGCGGCTACCGCTCCAAGTTCGGGCTGACGGTCGCCGAGATCCTGCAGGGGCTCGAGGAGCTGAAGCGGCGTGGCATGGAGGACTGCCTCAAGCTGCTGCACTTCCACCTCGGCAGCCAGATCCCGAACATCCGCATCGTGAAGGGGGCCCTGAACGAAGCCGCCCGGATCTACGTCGAGCTGGCCAGGCTCGGGGCGGGTCTCGAGTACCTCGACGTCGGCGGCGGCCTCGGCGTCGACTACGACGGCTCGCAGACCAACTTCGAGTCGAGCATGAACTACACGCTCGAGGAGTACGCCAACGACGTCGTCTACCACATCCAGACGGTGTGCGACGAAGCAGGCGTCCCGCATCCGACGATCGTCTCGGAGAGCGGCCGGGCCGTGGTCGCCTATCACAGCGTGCTCGTCTTCAACGTGCTCGGCGTGTCGGCCTTCCAGGAGAGCCGGGTGCCCGACACCGCGTCGGACGATCTCGAGCAGCCGCTCGTCGACCTGATCGAGACCTACAACCACCTGTCGGTCCGCAACGCCCTCGAGAGCTATCACGACGCGCAGCAGGCGCTCGACATGGCGCTCAACCTGTTCAACGCCGGCTATCTGCCGCTCGACCAGCGATGCCAGGCCGAGAACCTGTACTGGGCGATCTGCGTGAAGCTGCAGCGCCTCGTGCAGCACATGGACGAGGTGCCCGAAGACCTGCAGGGGCTCGACGAGGCGCTGTCGGACACCTACTTCTGCAACTTCTCGCTCTTCCAGTCGATTCCCGACAGCTGGGCGATCAAGCAGTTGTTCCCGGTCGTGCCGATTCACCGTCTCGACCAGCGCCCGACGTCGTTTGCGGTGCTCGGCGACATCACGTGCGATTCCGACGGCAAGATCGATCAGTTCATCGACCGGCGCGACGTCAAGCGGACGCTGCCGCTGCACCCCTTCGATGGTGAGCCGTACTACCTCGGCGTCTTCCTGATCGGGGCCTACCAGGAGATCCTCGGCGACCTCCACAATCTCTTCGGCGACACGCACGCCGTGCACGTGCGGCTCGACGAACAGGGCGGTGTCGTGCTCGACGCCGTCGTGAAGGGCGACACCGTCCGGGAGGTGCTCGACTACGTGGAGTTCGACGCGGAGATGCTCGTGGGCAAGCTACGGACCGACGTCGAGACGGCCGTGCGGGATGGACGTCTTGGGTACGAGGAGTCCGGACGCATGCTCCGCTTCTACGAGGAAGGCCTGCAGGGCTACACGTACCTCGAGGACAGCCACGAGAAATAG
- a CDS encoding 2-oxoacid:acceptor oxidoreductase subunit alpha, translated as MTRDLVIGMAGSGGDGVVAAGEALMTAVALDGYYAMLTKSFGPQIRGGESSCRLRVATVPVPSPGGTLDVAIALNWDDFLRFGGELPIGGHTVVIYDSATGVAPDQIPVAGVRPAEVVPVAIGEMARKAAGTDKAKNTIVLGLLAGWFNLAPQHIVSGIRKRFAKKSAEVVAQNERAFQSGLEYAEAHPLTSDCRLEGAPADAPPKLVTDGNDMCAAAAIFAGCEFFGGYPITPSSEIMHFFNREIWKHGGTMLQAEDEIAGIGAVVGASFAGKKAMTATSGPGMSLKTEMLGLATIAELPLVCVNVQRGGPSTGIPTKSEQSDLWQAAFSAHGDVVRPVLAPVDVADTFGVTIEAFNIAEHYQTPVVVLSDQDIAQRKESFDAIDTSVFTLEQRRRPTEDELRDYLRYRFTESGISPISHPGMKGGNYLAAGIEHNESGAPTANGEMHAKMNDKRIRKFRPLAGRHDLFVVDGPDDATLALVGWGSLAGVLGEAAAAARAEGLRVKTLVPKLLYPVAADVYARFFRSVQAGLFIEQSHQGQLHRLVRMFVDLPPGIESLARSGSNPIDAGLVLARVRQLARGLQQARAPMVEQVG; from the coding sequence CGTGGCCACGGTGCCCGTCCCGAGCCCGGGCGGCACGCTCGACGTCGCCATCGCGCTCAACTGGGACGACTTCCTTCGCTTCGGCGGCGAACTGCCGATTGGGGGGCACACGGTCGTCATCTACGACAGCGCGACGGGGGTGGCCCCCGACCAGATTCCGGTCGCTGGCGTCAGACCGGCGGAGGTGGTGCCGGTCGCCATTGGCGAGATGGCGCGAAAGGCCGCCGGCACCGACAAGGCCAAGAACACGATCGTGCTCGGACTCTTGGCGGGCTGGTTCAACCTGGCGCCTCAGCACATCGTCTCGGGCATTCGGAAGCGGTTCGCCAAGAAGAGCGCCGAGGTGGTCGCGCAGAACGAGCGGGCGTTCCAGAGCGGGCTCGAATACGCCGAGGCGCACCCCCTCACCTCCGATTGCCGACTGGAGGGTGCCCCCGCTGACGCGCCGCCGAAACTGGTGACCGACGGCAACGACATGTGCGCGGCCGCCGCCATCTTCGCCGGGTGCGAGTTCTTCGGCGGGTACCCGATCACGCCGTCGTCGGAGATCATGCACTTCTTCAACCGGGAAATCTGGAAGCACGGTGGGACGATGCTGCAGGCGGAGGACGAGATCGCCGGCATCGGCGCCGTGGTGGGCGCGTCGTTCGCCGGCAAGAAGGCGATGACGGCCACCTCCGGCCCCGGGATGTCCCTCAAGACCGAGATGCTGGGCCTCGCGACCATCGCCGAGTTGCCGCTCGTGTGCGTGAACGTCCAGCGCGGAGGGCCCTCGACCGGCATCCCGACCAAGAGCGAGCAGTCGGATCTCTGGCAGGCCGCCTTCTCGGCGCATGGGGACGTCGTCCGCCCGGTGCTGGCGCCGGTCGACGTCGCCGATACGTTCGGCGTCACGATCGAGGCCTTCAACATCGCCGAGCACTACCAGACGCCGGTCGTCGTCCTCTCCGACCAGGACATCGCCCAGCGCAAGGAATCGTTCGACGCCATCGACACGTCGGTCTTCACGCTCGAGCAACGCCGCCGGCCCACCGAGGACGAACTGCGCGACTACCTGCGCTACCGCTTCACCGAGTCGGGCATCAGCCCCATCAGCCACCCAGGCATGAAGGGCGGCAATTATCTCGCGGCGGGCATCGAGCACAACGAGTCGGGCGCTCCGACGGCCAACGGCGAGATGCACGCGAAGATGAACGACAAGCGGATCCGCAAGTTCCGCCCCCTGGCCGGCCGGCACGACCTCTTCGTCGTGGATGGTCCCGACGATGCGACGCTGGCGCTCGTCGGCTGGGGGAGCCTCGCCGGAGTGCTCGGCGAAGCGGCGGCCGCGGCGCGCGCCGAAGGGCTTCGCGTGAAGACGCTGGTGCCGAAGCTGCTCTACCCGGTCGCTGCCGACGTCTACGCGCGGTTCTTCCGCTCGGTGCAGGCCGGTCTCTTCATCGAGCAGTCCCACCAGGGGCAACTGCACCGCCTCGTGCGCATGTTCGTGGACCTGCCGCCCGGCATCGAGTCGCTGGCGCGAAGCGGATCCAACCCGATCGACGCCGGGCTCGTGCTCGCCCGGGTGCGCCAGCTGGCGCGCGGCCTGCAACAGGCCCGCGCGCCAATGGTCGAACAGGTCGGATGA
- a CDS encoding 2-oxoacid:ferredoxin oxidoreductase subunit beta, with translation MTTVVDVYVAKDYKSDLKPIWCPGCGDFGVVQAIYRALANIGRAPHEIAFISGIGCSSRIPGYTTAYGFNTVHGRALPIAQGIKLANPELLVLVAGGDGDGFSIGGGHVAHAIRRNLDLTYIIMDNQIYGLTKGQLSPTSPKGMKTASSSFGSMEDPVNPLLYVLGYGARFVAQGTPADMAGLAAVVEEGIRYPGFAFINVQSPCITYGEADQQLKAQKQRLEPLASLGHDPSNRLAAMELAQAYGTKLYTGVFYRDPAPGPTFEDLARERQAQLEGQRVTREHVLDAFRPE, from the coding sequence ATGACGACAGTTGTGGACGTGTACGTCGCGAAGGACTACAAGAGCGATCTCAAGCCGATCTGGTGCCCGGGGTGCGGCGACTTCGGCGTCGTGCAGGCCATCTACCGGGCCTTGGCCAACATCGGCCGCGCGCCGCACGAGATTGCCTTCATCTCGGGTATCGGCTGTTCGAGCCGGATCCCGGGCTACACCACCGCCTACGGGTTCAACACCGTGCACGGGCGTGCCCTGCCCATCGCGCAGGGCATCAAGCTGGCCAACCCCGAACTGCTCGTGCTCGTGGCGGGCGGCGACGGCGACGGGTTCTCGATCGGCGGCGGGCACGTGGCCCACGCCATCCGGCGAAACCTCGACCTGACGTACATCATCATGGACAACCAGATCTACGGGTTGACCAAGGGACAGCTCTCGCCGACGTCACCGAAGGGCATGAAGACCGCTTCGTCGAGTTTCGGGAGCATGGAGGATCCGGTCAATCCGCTGCTGTACGTGCTGGGATACGGCGCGCGTTTCGTCGCACAGGGCACCCCAGCCGACATGGCGGGCCTCGCGGCGGTCGTCGAGGAGGGCATCCGCTACCCGGGCTTCGCGTTCATCAACGTCCAGTCGCCGTGCATCACCTACGGCGAGGCCGACCAGCAACTCAAGGCGCAGAAGCAGCGGCTCGAGCCGCTCGCGTCGCTGGGGCACGACCCGTCGAACCGGCTGGCGGCGATGGAACTCGCGCAGGCCTACGGCACGAAGCTCTACACGGGAGTGTTCTACCGCGACCCCGCGCCGGGGCCAACCTTCGAGGATCTGGCCCGCGAGCGTCAGGCGCAGCTCGAAGGCCAGCGTGTCACTCGGGAGCACGTGCTCGACGCCTTCCGCCCGGAGTGA
- a CDS encoding HDOD domain-containing protein: MPVVEPTLLPAFVGRQPIFDARQKVQGYELLFHLAEPNPAGDVDGDQRTAEVVMNAFVEIGLDQVVGPHAAFVNATRRFLVGGFARDLPPDRVVVEVLEQVPPDEFVVAELRALRDAGFRVALDDFVPGGPSEALLDLVQIVKLDVEALGPVDLPRHVRALRGRKTLVAERLETQADFERVRELGFDLFQGFFLARPTVMARQRPSANRLAALRVLTLLDEPNVSYDRLEEAISCDVTLAMKVLRVINSAAFGLSRQVESLRQALVLLGQRRVHTWVALTVLAGLNDKPAELLTTALVRAKMCEGLGHRSQPERDHSYFTVGLLSALDVMLDAQLDDVVASLPLTEDVASALTDRAGPMGQALSTALAYENCDWEGVLRAGGHYAPDVLRRTYLDALAWAASVLAIQRGA; the protein is encoded by the coding sequence ATGCCCGTTGTCGAACCCACGCTGCTGCCGGCCTTCGTGGGCCGCCAGCCCATCTTCGACGCCCGCCAGAAGGTACAGGGCTACGAGCTGCTGTTCCACCTCGCCGAGCCCAATCCGGCCGGCGACGTCGACGGTGACCAGCGCACCGCCGAAGTCGTCATGAACGCCTTCGTCGAGATCGGCCTCGACCAGGTCGTCGGTCCCCACGCCGCTTTCGTCAACGCGACCCGGAGGTTCCTCGTGGGCGGTTTCGCCCGCGACCTGCCGCCCGATCGGGTCGTCGTCGAGGTCCTCGAACAGGTGCCTCCCGACGAGTTCGTCGTGGCCGAGCTTCGCGCGTTGCGCGACGCCGGATTCCGTGTCGCACTCGACGACTTCGTGCCCGGCGGCCCGAGCGAGGCCCTGCTCGACCTGGTGCAGATCGTGAAGCTCGACGTCGAGGCCCTCGGCCCGGTGGATCTGCCCCGCCACGTGCGCGCCCTTCGGGGGCGGAAGACGCTCGTGGCGGAGCGTCTCGAGACCCAGGCCGATTTCGAGCGCGTGCGCGAGCTGGGGTTCGACCTGTTCCAGGGGTTCTTCCTCGCCCGCCCGACGGTGATGGCGAGGCAGCGCCCCTCGGCGAACCGCCTCGCGGCGCTGCGTGTGCTGACGCTGCTCGACGAGCCCAACGTGTCGTACGACCGTCTCGAAGAAGCCATCAGCTGTGACGTGACGCTGGCGATGAAGGTGCTGCGGGTCATCAATTCCGCCGCGTTCGGCCTGTCCCGCCAGGTCGAGTCGCTCAGACAGGCCCTGGTGCTGCTCGGGCAGCGGCGGGTCCACACCTGGGTGGCGCTCACGGTGCTCGCGGGGCTCAACGACAAGCCCGCCGAGCTGCTGACGACCGCGCTCGTTCGGGCCAAGATGTGCGAAGGGCTCGGGCACCGCTCGCAGCCCGAACGCGACCACTCCTACTTCACGGTTGGCCTGCTGTCGGCGCTCGACGTGATGCTCGACGCGCAGCTCGATGACGTCGTGGCGTCCCTGCCGCTGACGGAGGACGTGGCGTCGGCCCTCACCGATCGGGCGGGCCCGATGGGGCAGGCGCTCTCGACGGCGCTCGCCTACGAGAACTGCGACTGGGAAGGCGTGCTCAGGGCGGGAGGGCACTACGCCCCCGACGTGCTCCGCCGCACCTACCTGGACGCCCTCGCCTGGGCGGCGTCGGTCCTCGCCATCCAGCGCGGCGCCTGA